A genomic region of Manihot esculenta cultivar AM560-2 chromosome 15, M.esculenta_v8, whole genome shotgun sequence contains the following coding sequences:
- the LOC122721975 gene encoding uncharacterized protein LOC122721975, translating to MAAYDGAGNPKEHVLNYKSFMELQTLSDTLMCKVFPTTLSGPARAWFNSLKAESIRSFGDLANAFVSRFIVGVPTDRKTSYLETVRQKGDESLREYVACFNTEALQIPELDEGRAVEAMQKRMTSPEFFGSLSRKPPPTLAELMKRAEKYIRQDDALVTSRFTKGAEDRGKAPKERRSERHEKKQGNKPEPYRQPWDQRDQRPFPPRVPEQKPFPSRIPENLTPLNASSTEVLMAVQDKEFLQWPRPMRAEADQRNPDKYCQYHHTHGHDTNNCYQLINEIERLIKRGHVRNFVKKPEGQRPQPNPGAQAPRRTGAGPVNDGSSGTINMIVGGTRGRMSRMGKKRGRDGENSSAEVMQVVEHSPVTITFSLEDAQGVQMPHDDALVIEAVIHNYRVKKILVDDGSKVNLLPYRVF from the coding sequence atGGCGGCTTACGACGGAGCGGGAAACCCGAaggagcacgtcttgaactataagtctttcatggagttgcagactTTATCAGATACCTTAATGTGCAAGGTATTTCCAACGACACTCTCAGGACCAGCACGGGCATGGTTTAACAGTCTTAAGGCGGAAAGTATCAGGAGCTTTGGAGATTTAGCCAACGCCTTTGTCAGTCGGTTCATAGTCGGAGTTCCgactgacaggaagaccagttATCTGGAAACGGTCAGGCAAAAAGGGGACGAATCGTTAAGGGAGTATGTGGCCTGTTTTAATACGGAAGCTTTACAAATCCCCGAGCTGGATGAGGGGagagcggtggaggccatgcagaagagGATGACCTCCCCCGAGTTTTTTGGCTCGTTAAGCAGAAAGCCCCCCCCCACGCTGgcagagctgatgaagagggcggagaaatacataaggcaagATGACGCCCTGGTGACGAGTAGATTCACCAAGGGGGCGGAAGACAGAGGAAAAGCCCCCAAAGAAAGGAGATCGGAGAGGCATGAGAAAAAACAGGGCAACAAACCTGAGCCATACAGGCAGCCCTGGGACCAGAGAGACCAGAGACCTTTCCCTCCTCGGGTTCCAGAACAAAAGCCATTCCCTTCGCGTATTCCGGAGAACCTAACCCCCCTCAACGCATCCAGCACtgaggtgctcatggcagttcaggataaggagttcctacAATGGCCCAGGCCTATGAGGGCAGAAGCAGACCAgcgaaatcctgacaagtattgtcagtatcatCACACCCACGGCCATGATACCAACAATTGCTACCAGCTGATCAATGAGATCGAAAGACTGATAAAGAGGGGACACGTCAGGAACTTTGTGAAGAAGCCGGAGGGACAAAGGCCCCAGCCGAACCCAGGAGCACAAGCACCCAGGAGGACGGGAGCAGGGCCAGTGAATGATGGCTCTagtggaaccatcaacatgatcgttGGTGGAACcagaggtcggatgagccgaatGGGAAAGAAAAGGGGTCGAGATGGGGAAAACAGCAGTGCTGAAGTCATGCAGGTAGTTGAGCACTCTCCAGTAACTATCACCTTCTCTCTGGAGGATGCCCAGGgggttcagatgccccatgacgaCGCCCTTGTTATTGAAGCCGTCATCCACAACTACCGAGTTAAGAAGATCTTGGTGGATGACGGGAGTAAGGTGAACTTGCTGCCGTATCGGGTCTTCTAG